The Peptacetobacter hiranonis DNA window TTCCCTTTGGTTTTAATTCTGTGTTTATATCACCTGAATTAAATTTTTCTTTTATTTCTTTTGCAAATTTTGTTAATTCATCTATATCCTTTGAATCCGGTCTATTTGCAGCAACCGTTCTTTCTACAGAATGTTCTGCTATTGCTGTAACCATAGCACCTACTCTAAAACCACAATTTTCTAATACTTCCTGTAGCTCTAACATAGTATCTTCGTAATCTCTATTACCATATACAACAACTGCAACTGCTTTTGCATTATTTCCTTTTAATTTAGAAATTCTTTCCACTGCAACTGCTGGCACTCTTCCTCCATAAGAAGGTACAGCTATTAAACATACGTCTTCTTCTTTAAACTCTTTATTAGATTTAGCTTTAAGTGGAGTTAAATCTATTTTTTCATGACTTTCCCAAACAGAAGCTAGTGTTTCTACAACTTTTTCTGTTCCACCTGTTGGACTAAAGTATATTGAATATACCAAAATTATCACCTCTATTTTTATTTTAGTTACTAAACTATATTTCAAAAAAATAGTTCAGTACTACGATATTGTAAATTACAACTATATCATTTAGTCACTAAACTATCTTTATAATAATCTTTTACTATTCTTTTGTCAATACTACTAATTTAGATGTAGTTCTTTCCCCAATCAGAATTTTCATCTTTTTCGTATTTTAGCATTTCTTCACCAAATTCAGCAAATCTTGCTTCAAATCTACAGATAAGTTCTAGTTCTTCTTCTGTAAATTCATTAAAGAAAGGACATGCTTTTGCGTATTGTTCTTCATCGTATTTAGTATGTATTTTGTCGAGTTCTTTTCCTTTTTCAGTCAATCTAACAGAATACTGTCTTTTATCTTCGCTTTCTTGTACCCTTTCTATGAACCCTTTTTTCTCTAATTTTTTTAGATACTGAGAAACTGCACCTTTAGTTATATTCAGCCTCTCGCTTAGTTCACTGATATTATCCAAGCCACCTTCACCTATTTCTGTTATAACATGCACTTCCCTCATATGCATTTTTTCACCTGGATAATATTCATGTGGAGTCGAAAGAAATTTGTAATAAGTAAATGATAGATTTCTTTTGAATACTAATATTTTTTGAAGTAAATCTTTTCTGTTCATTTTTCCCCTCACCTATATACATATTTTTTACTCCTACCATTATATCTTATTATCTAAAATACTTCAATAAACTTAAGCAAACTGTTTTATTTAACAAAAAAATAGGAAGTCAAATACTTCCTATTTTTTCGTTGTGGATTTTTCTATTTACTAAATTATTTAACTGATTTTCTTATAAATATTTTACCAACTTCCATTACAAGAGTTGATATTAATGCAAGTCCTATACATATTCCAAGTTCCTGCATACCAAATGCTAGTGGTATTGAGAATATTGGTCTTACTGCTGGTATTAATACTATTGAATATAATAAGAAGCATACTACCATAGCACCTATAACGTATTTATTTGAGAAGAATCCTATTTTAACTGCAGGATCTACGTTTGAACGGCTTGCTATTGTCTGTAATGTTCTTGCAAATATTAATGTTGTGAATGCCATTGCTACACCAAATTCTGGAGATACCTGCATTCCTATGTACTGAGCTATTATTGTAACTATACCTATTACAATACCTCTAAATACTACACGCTGCATTGTTCCATCAGCTAATATACCTTCATTTGCTGGTCTTGGGGCTCTCTTCATTGTTCCTCTTTCTGTTGGTTCAAATCCTAGTGCTATTGCTGGAAGTGAGTCATTTACAAGGTTTATGAATAGAAGCTGTAATGCTGTAAATGGATTTGTCCAGTTAGCAAATACTGCAAATAGTATAGCTATTATAGCACCAAAGTTACCTGCAAATAAGTATGTTATAGATTTTTTGATATTGCTATAAACTGTTCTACCAACTTCAACTGCATTTACTATACTTGCAAAGTTGTCGTCAACTAGTACCATATCACTGGCATCCTTTGCAACATCTGTACCACTACCCATACCTATACCTATATCTGCCTGTTTTAAAGCTGGTGCATCATTTACACCGTCACCTGTCATAGCTGATACACAGTCTTTTTTCTGCCAAGCTCTTACTATTCTTATTTTGTTTTCTGGAGAAACCCTTGCGTATACAGTTATTTTTTCTAGTTTTTCATCTAGTTCTTCTTCTGTAAGTGCATCTAATTCCTGACCTGTTAAAGCAAGGTCACCATCTTCCATTATTCCTATTTCTCTAGCTATTGCAGCTGCTGTTGTTTTATGGTCACCAGTTATCATAACTGTCTTTATTCCAGCTTCTTTAGCTTCTGCAACTGCATCTATTACTTCTGCTCTTGGAGGGTCTATCATTGCAAGTAGACCTATTAAAGTTAAATCGTCTTCATCTTCTATTGAAGGTGAAAATCCTTCTTCTACTTCTTTATATGTAAATGCTAAAACCCTTAGCGCTCTATTTGAGAATCCTTCGTTCTGAGCTCTAAACTGCTGTTTTATTTCTTCTGTAAGTTCTTTCTTTTCTCCGTTTATTAAAACGTATTTTGATCTAGAGAAGATTATATCTGGAGCACCTTTAGTAAACATAAAGTATCCATCTCTAGTTTTATTTACAGTTGTCATTAATTTTCTATCAGAGTCGAATGGTAATTCTTCAACTCTAGGATTTTCATTTCTTATATCTTCATAGTTTAATCCATTTTTATTTGCAAAATTGATTAAAGCCGTTTCTGTTGGGTCACCTATTTCCTGACCTTCACTACCTATTGCAGAGTCATTACATAATACTGAGCATAGTGTAAGTAATCTGCTGTGTGCGTTAGATTCATAGCTTTCTGCTGAATTCATAACTTCTGGTTCAGTTCCATTCATATATAAATCTACTACTGTCATCTTGTTCTGAGTAAGTGTACCAGTTTTATCTGTACATATAACTTTTGCTGAACCTAATGTTTCAACTGCAGGAAGTTTTCTTATTATAGCCTGTTTTTTAGCCATATTATTTGTTCCAACTGCTAAAACTATAGTCATTATTGATGATAATGCTTCTGGTATTGCAGCAACTGCTATTGCTACTGCGAACATAAATGAGCTAAGAACTACCTCACCCATATTTCCTGTTCCCATTATGAATGCTTTACCAACCTGTATTCCGAATATTAGTAATGCAAGTAATGTTATACCAACACCTAATTTTTTACTAAATGATTCTATATTCTGCTGAAGTGGAGTAAGTTTTGAGTCTGCATTTTCAAGTAGTCCTGCTATTTTACCCATTTCACTGTTCATACCAGTTCCAGTTGTTACAAATGTTCCTCTACCATAAACTACCATTGAACCACTAAATACCATATTTTTCTGGTCTCCTAAAGGAGATTCATCTTCTATAACATCCGTGTGTTTTAATACTGGTTCTGATTCACCTGTAAGCATTCCTTCAACACATTTTAATGTCTGTGCTTCTATTAATCTACCATCTGCTGGTACATAGTCCCCTGCTTCAAGTATTACTACATCCCCTGGTACTAATTCTTTAGCAGGTATAGTTAATTTGTTTCCTTCTCTTATAACCTTTGCGTTTGGCGCAGATAAAGCTTTTAAACTGTCTAATGAGCTTTCTGCTTTCTTTGTCTGAACAACTCCAAGTATACTGTTAAGTATTATAACTGCAAATATTATTAAAGATTCCATAGTTTCACCTAATGCAATCTGAACTATTGCAGCTATAAGAAGTATTATAACTAGTGGATCTTTAAAGCTTTCTAAAAATAGTTTCCATACAGGTACTTTGTCTTTTTCCTGTAATTCGTTGTAGCCATGTTTTTCTAAAAGCTGTTTTGCTTTTTCTTGACTCAAACCATTTTCACTTGATTCTAAGTCAGTTAAAACTTCTTCATAATTTTTCTGATAAAACATAAGTATTCCTCCTTTTCTTCTCTAATAGATATGATTCCTTTTTGATTTATTTTGAGTAATAAAAAAACCTTGATACGAACCTTCAAAATAAACCGTTGTCTATTTTGAAGGTCTCGCTATCAAGGTTAACATTCTATCCTCGCCAGTTGACCGAGCGTATATGCTGTATTGACGACCAACTGCACTTATCTGTGTAAGCTACTCCCCTTCGAGAAGTATTATTATTTTGTAATAAGTATTATATATCTTTTAGCTAAATTTGTCTATATTTATTTTAATATTTACAATTTAGTTTTCTTCTTTTATATCTACTTTTATGCTTAATTCTTCAAGCTGAGCATCTTCTGCTGGAGCTGGAGCATTTGTCATTGGACATATAGCGTTCTGGTTTTTAGGGAATGCTATAACTTCTCTTATGTTATCAACTCCTGCAAGTAGCATAACTAATCTATCAAGTCCGAATGCCATACCAGCGTGTGGTGGTGCACCGTATTTGAAAGCATCTAGTAAGAATCCGAATTTATTGTAAGCTTCTTCTTCACTTAATCCTAGAGCTGCGAACATTTTTTTCTGAACTTCAGAGTCAGATATTC harbors:
- a CDS encoding EFR1 family ferrodoxin (N-terminal region resembles flavodoxins. C-terminal ferrodoxin region binds two 4Fe-4S clusters.) produces the protein MIILVYSIYFSPTGGTEKVVETLASVWESHEKIDLTPLKAKSNKEFKEEDVCLIAVPSYGGRVPAVAVERISKLKGNNAKAVAVVVYGNRDYEDTMLELQEVLENCGFRVGAMVTAIAEHSVERTVAANRPDSKDIDELTKFAKEIKEKFNSGDINTELKPKGNKPYREYNGIPLKPKGSSACNGCGVCATVCPVGAISKENPKKVDKSKCISCMRCIKACPSNARKVNPVMKAVAGKKLKKSCFDRKENTLLI
- a CDS encoding MarR family winged helix-turn-helix transcriptional regulator; the encoded protein is MNRKDLLQKILVFKRNLSFTYYKFLSTPHEYYPGEKMHMREVHVITEIGEGGLDNISELSERLNITKGAVSQYLKKLEKKGFIERVQESEDKRQYSVRLTEKGKELDKIHTKYDEEQYAKACPFFNEFTEEELELICRFEARFAEFGEEMLKYEKDENSDWGKNYI
- a CDS encoding calcium-translocating P-type ATPase, PMCA-type, whose product is MFYQKNYEEVLTDLESSENGLSQEKAKQLLEKHGYNELQEKDKVPVWKLFLESFKDPLVIILLIAAIVQIALGETMESLIIFAVIILNSILGVVQTKKAESSLDSLKALSAPNAKVIREGNKLTIPAKELVPGDVVILEAGDYVPADGRLIEAQTLKCVEGMLTGESEPVLKHTDVIEDESPLGDQKNMVFSGSMVVYGRGTFVTTGTGMNSEMGKIAGLLENADSKLTPLQQNIESFSKKLGVGITLLALLIFGIQVGKAFIMGTGNMGEVVLSSFMFAVAIAVAAIPEALSSIMTIVLAVGTNNMAKKQAIIRKLPAVETLGSAKVICTDKTGTLTQNKMTVVDLYMNGTEPEVMNSAESYESNAHSRLLTLCSVLCNDSAIGSEGQEIGDPTETALINFANKNGLNYEDIRNENPRVEELPFDSDRKLMTTVNKTRDGYFMFTKGAPDIIFSRSKYVLINGEKKELTEEIKQQFRAQNEGFSNRALRVLAFTYKEVEEGFSPSIEDEDDLTLIGLLAMIDPPRAEVIDAVAEAKEAGIKTVMITGDHKTTAAAIAREIGIMEDGDLALTGQELDALTEEELDEKLEKITVYARVSPENKIRIVRAWQKKDCVSAMTGDGVNDAPALKQADIGIGMGSGTDVAKDASDMVLVDDNFASIVNAVEVGRTVYSNIKKSITYLFAGNFGAIIAILFAVFANWTNPFTALQLLFINLVNDSLPAIALGFEPTERGTMKRAPRPANEGILADGTMQRVVFRGIVIGIVTIIAQYIGMQVSPEFGVAMAFTTLIFARTLQTIASRSNVDPAVKIGFFSNKYVIGAMVVCFLLYSIVLIPAVRPIFSIPLAFGMQELGICIGLALISTLVMEVGKIFIRKSVK